The following proteins are encoded in a genomic region of Actinomadura sp. NAK00032:
- a CDS encoding bifunctional diguanylate cyclase/phosphodiesterase, giving the protein MKDPNNTRNTAPRRGSPLWIYFVVVVLLGCAAGGAAFSGLSAADLDALLGTPVFWILGCFIIFGEMRPIITPGSTENNGATTSTTFSFAALLYAGLPIAAALQAVAVITCGIFRGRTPHRIAFNAAQYTLSLAAAQLVLALSGNLATPSSLWVPQGSDLPAIALAGAVYFVCNDTLVGSAVALHERVSLVKALRFDLGYQILVHLALLGLAPLMVVAMDRSALFVPLIVLPFIAVYMNASVSVRREHQALHDGLTGLPNRKLLIVRTEEALAEARGARSRGAERHGARGRGAERHRPGRLGSRRRRPADPPDHRAGLFLLDLDRFKEVNDTLGHPTGDRLLQLVAHRLTHSVRPGDLVARLGGDEFAVLLPTVRDEAAAREVAARLRAALSEPVRLDGMSFDLEASVGIALFPDHAPDFELLLQRADVAMYNAKEARTGVETYSPGKDRNSPARLSMLGDLRRAIDRSELELFYQPKVSLRDGQLVGMEALLRWRHPDQGVLEPEAFLSIAEQTYLMRSITHHVVTAALAQTAAWWREDLAVQVAVNVSGRDLLDTGLAETIEEGLLARGLPAAALQLEITERILMNEPAYASETVAALAALGIPLSLDDFGTGYSSLVRLKRLPVEEIKIDASFVHRLADSTDDAVIVRSIVDLVRTLGLRSVAEGVEDPATAQTLRDMGCDAAQGWHFGRPMDAETATAWLRRNSRKAPEPAA; this is encoded by the coding sequence ATGAAGGACCCGAACAATACGCGGAACACGGCACCGCGCCGCGGCTCCCCGTTGTGGATCTACTTCGTCGTGGTCGTCCTGCTCGGCTGCGCGGCCGGCGGGGCGGCGTTCTCCGGGCTGAGCGCCGCCGACCTGGACGCACTCCTCGGCACGCCCGTGTTCTGGATCCTCGGCTGCTTCATCATCTTCGGCGAGATGCGCCCGATCATCACGCCGGGCTCCACCGAGAACAACGGCGCCACCACCTCCACCACGTTCTCGTTCGCGGCGCTGCTGTACGCCGGGCTGCCCATCGCCGCCGCGCTCCAGGCCGTCGCCGTCATCACCTGCGGCATCTTCCGCGGCCGCACCCCGCACCGGATCGCCTTCAACGCCGCGCAGTACACCCTCAGCCTCGCCGCCGCGCAGCTCGTCCTCGCGCTGTCGGGCAACCTCGCGACCCCGTCCAGCCTGTGGGTGCCGCAGGGGTCCGACCTGCCCGCGATCGCCCTCGCCGGCGCCGTGTACTTCGTCTGCAACGACACCCTCGTCGGCTCCGCCGTCGCCCTGCACGAGCGGGTCTCGCTGGTGAAGGCGCTCCGCTTCGACCTCGGCTACCAGATCCTGGTGCACCTGGCGCTGCTCGGGCTGGCCCCGCTGATGGTCGTCGCGATGGACCGGTCCGCCCTGTTCGTGCCGCTGATCGTGCTGCCGTTCATCGCCGTCTACATGAACGCCTCGGTCTCCGTCCGGCGCGAGCACCAGGCGCTGCACGACGGGCTGACCGGGCTGCCCAACCGCAAGCTGCTGATCGTCCGCACCGAGGAGGCGCTCGCCGAGGCGCGCGGCGCCAGGAGCCGCGGCGCCGAGCGGCACGGCGCCCGCGGGCGCGGCGCGGAGCGGCACCGCCCCGGCCGGCTCGGGTCCCGGCGCCGCAGGCCCGCCGACCCGCCGGACCACCGCGCCGGGCTGTTCCTGCTCGACCTCGACCGCTTCAAGGAGGTCAACGACACCCTCGGGCACCCCACCGGCGACCGGCTGCTGCAACTCGTCGCGCACCGGCTCACCCACAGCGTCCGCCCCGGCGACCTCGTCGCGCGGCTCGGCGGCGACGAGTTCGCGGTGCTGCTGCCGACCGTCCGGGACGAGGCCGCCGCCCGCGAGGTCGCCGCCCGGCTGCGCGCCGCGCTCAGCGAGCCCGTCCGGCTGGACGGCATGTCGTTCGACCTGGAGGCCAGCGTCGGCATCGCGCTGTTCCCCGACCACGCGCCCGACTTCGAGCTGCTCCTGCAGCGCGCCGACGTCGCGATGTACAACGCCAAGGAGGCCCGCACCGGCGTCGAGACCTACTCGCCCGGCAAGGACCGCAACTCCCCGGCGCGGCTCAGCATGCTCGGCGACCTGCGCCGCGCCATCGACCGCTCGGAGCTGGAGCTGTTCTACCAGCCGAAGGTCTCGCTGCGGGACGGCCAGCTCGTCGGCATGGAGGCGCTGCTGCGCTGGCGCCACCCCGACCAGGGCGTCCTCGAACCCGAGGCGTTCCTGTCCATCGCAGAGCAGACGTACCTGATGCGCTCGATCACCCACCATGTCGTGACGGCCGCGCTCGCGCAGACCGCCGCCTGGTGGCGCGAGGACCTCGCCGTCCAGGTCGCGGTGAACGTCTCCGGCCGCGACCTGCTCGACACCGGCCTCGCCGAGACGATCGAGGAGGGCCTGCTCGCCCGCGGCCTGCCCGCCGCCGCGCTCCAGCTGGAGATCACCGAGCGGATCCTGATGAACGAGCCCGCCTACGCCTCCGAGACCGTCGCCGCCCTCGCCGCCCTCGGCATCCCGCTCAGCCTGGACGACTTCGGCACCGGCTACTCCTCCCTCGTCCGGCTCAAGCGGCTCCCCGTCGAGGAGATCAAGATCGACGCCTCGTTCGTGCACCGGCTCGCCGACTCCACCGACGACGCCGTCATCGTCCGCTCCATCGTCGACCTCGTCCGCACCCTCGGGCTGCGCTCGGTCGCCGAGGGCGTCGAGGACCCGGCCACCGCCCAGACCCTCCGCGACATGGGCTGCGACGCCGCCCAGGGCTGGCACTTCGGCCGCCCGATGGACGCCGAAACCGCCACCGCCTGGCTCCGCCGAAATTCCCGCAAGGCCCCAGAACCCGCTGCGTGA
- a CDS encoding DUF6458 family protein, whose amino-acid sequence MTIGGSIALIIIGAILAYAVNYEFSGIDIRLVGVILMIGGLIGLVIGIVRIVSARRAVDRRPPPAVREEYYADDYEPRRRY is encoded by the coding sequence GTGACCATCGGCGGCAGCATCGCCCTGATCATCATCGGCGCGATCCTGGCCTACGCGGTCAACTACGAGTTCAGCGGCATCGACATCCGGCTGGTCGGCGTGATCCTGATGATCGGCGGCCTGATCGGCCTGGTCATCGGCATCGTCCGCATCGTCTCCGCCCGCCGCGCGGTCGACCGCCGCCCCCCACCGGCCGTCCGCGAGGAGTACTACGCCGACGACTACGAGCCCCGTCGACGCTACTGA
- the gatC gene encoding Asp-tRNA(Asn)/Glu-tRNA(Gln) amidotransferase subunit GatC, whose translation MSAITRDEVSHLARLSRLALGDDELDRLAAQLDQIISAVARVQEVAAEDIPPTSHALPLTNVYREDEVRPCLTPEQALSGAPAAEEQRFRVPRILDEEA comes from the coding sequence ATGTCCGCCATCACCCGTGACGAGGTGTCGCACCTCGCCCGGCTGTCCCGGCTGGCGCTCGGCGACGACGAGCTCGACCGTCTCGCCGCCCAGCTCGACCAGATCATCTCCGCGGTCGCGCGGGTGCAGGAGGTCGCGGCGGAGGACATCCCGCCGACCTCGCACGCGCTGCCGCTGACCAACGTCTACCGGGAGGACGAGGTACGCCCGTGCCTCACCCCCGAGCAGGCCCTCTCCGGCGCGCCGGCGGCCGAGGAGCAGCGCTTCCGCGTACCCCGGATCTTGGACGAGGAGGCCTGA
- the gatA gene encoding Asp-tRNA(Asn)/Glu-tRNA(Gln) amidotransferase subunit GatA, with product MVRKGAAELGELLAAGEVSAVEVAEAHLDRIAAVDGQVNAFLHVDRETTLAQARRVDERRAAGAELGPLAGVPIAHKDVFTTADMPTTAGSKILEGWKPPYDATVTARLRQAGLVILGKTNMDEFAMGSSTENSAYGVSRNPWDLERVPGGSSGGSSAAVAAYEAPLSTGTDTGGSIRQPAAVTGIVGMKPTYGGSSRYGVIAFASSLDTPGPFARNVLDAALLHEAFSGHDPMDSTSVGEAVPPVVEAARRADVNGLRVGVVKEFAGDGYQPGVSARFNEAVELLESLGAKVVEVSCPHFAYALPAYYLIAPSECSSNLARFDAMRYGLRVGDDGTRSAEEVMALTRAEGFGPEVKRRIMLGTYALSSGYYDAYYGKAQQVRTLIKRDFEAAFEQVDVLVSPTTPTTAFPVGERADDPIAMYLADLCTIPANLTGNAAISVPCGLADGLPVGLQIMAPVLGDDRVYRVGAAVERALEDRWGGPLLAQAPELVEAK from the coding sequence CTGGTCAGGAAGGGGGCGGCGGAGCTCGGGGAGCTGCTCGCCGCCGGCGAGGTGTCGGCCGTCGAGGTGGCCGAGGCGCACCTGGATCGCATCGCCGCCGTGGACGGGCAGGTCAACGCGTTCCTGCACGTCGACCGCGAGACGACGCTGGCGCAGGCCCGGCGGGTGGACGAGCGGCGCGCGGCCGGGGCCGAACTCGGGCCGCTGGCCGGCGTCCCGATCGCGCACAAGGACGTCTTCACCACCGCGGACATGCCCACCACCGCCGGGTCCAAGATCCTGGAGGGCTGGAAGCCGCCGTACGACGCGACCGTGACGGCGCGGCTGCGGCAGGCGGGGCTGGTGATCCTCGGCAAGACGAACATGGACGAGTTCGCGATGGGCTCGTCCACGGAGAACAGCGCCTACGGCGTGTCCCGCAACCCGTGGGACCTGGAGCGCGTCCCCGGCGGCTCGTCCGGCGGGTCGTCGGCGGCGGTCGCCGCGTACGAGGCGCCGCTGTCGACCGGCACCGACACGGGCGGCTCCATCCGGCAGCCCGCCGCCGTCACCGGCATCGTGGGCATGAAGCCGACCTACGGCGGCTCCTCCCGGTACGGCGTGATCGCGTTCGCGTCGTCGCTCGACACGCCGGGCCCGTTCGCCCGCAACGTGCTCGACGCGGCGCTGCTGCACGAGGCGTTCAGCGGCCACGACCCGATGGACTCCACCTCGGTGGGCGAGGCCGTCCCGCCGGTCGTGGAGGCCGCGCGCCGCGCCGACGTCAACGGGCTGCGCGTCGGCGTCGTCAAGGAGTTCGCCGGCGACGGCTACCAGCCGGGCGTGTCCGCCCGGTTCAACGAGGCGGTCGAGTTGCTGGAGTCGCTCGGCGCGAAGGTCGTCGAGGTGTCCTGCCCGCACTTCGCCTACGCGCTGCCCGCCTACTACCTCATCGCGCCGTCGGAGTGCTCGTCCAACCTGGCGCGCTTCGACGCCATGCGGTACGGCCTGCGCGTCGGCGACGACGGCACCCGCAGCGCCGAGGAGGTCATGGCGCTGACCCGCGCCGAGGGCTTCGGGCCCGAGGTCAAGCGGCGCATCATGCTCGGCACCTACGCGCTGTCGTCCGGCTACTACGACGCCTACTACGGCAAGGCGCAGCAGGTCCGCACGCTGATCAAGCGCGACTTCGAGGCGGCGTTCGAGCAGGTGGACGTGCTGGTCTCGCCGACCACGCCGACCACCGCGTTCCCCGTCGGCGAGCGCGCCGACGACCCGATCGCGATGTACCTGGCCGACCTGTGCACGATCCCGGCGAACCTCACCGGCAACGCCGCGATCTCGGTGCCGTGCGGCCTGGCGGACGGCCTGCCCGTCGGCCTGCAGATCATGGCCCCCGTCCTCGGCGACGACCGCGTCTACCGCGTCGGCGCCGCCGTCGAGCGGGCCCTGGAAGACCGCTGGGGCGGCCCGCTGCTGGCGCAGGCCCCGGAACTGGTGGAGGCGAAGTGA
- the gatB gene encoding Asp-tRNA(Asn)/Glu-tRNA(Gln) amidotransferase subunit GatB, protein MDYDEALAKYEPVLGIETHIELGTASKMFCGCPTEFGAEPNTQVCPVCLGLPGALPVTNHAAIEGIIKIGLALNCDIVEWCRFARKNYFYPDMPKNFQISQYDEPLCVDGHLDVEVDGETYRIEIERVHMEEDTGKSLHVGGSTGRIHGAEYSLVDYNRAGIPLVEIVTRPIPATGDKAPLVARAYATELRELVRSLGVSDVRMEQGSMRCDVNVSLMPRGGSQWGTRTETKNVNSLRSVERSVRSEIERQAGVLDAGGRIVQETRHFHEDTGRTTSGRSKEEAQDYRYFPEPDLVPMAPSRDWVAELRASLPELPAARRRRIQAEWGLSDLELRDVVNAGAVDLIEATVAQGTDAGAARKWWMNELSRRATEQGVELADLPITPEQVARVQAMITAGELNDKLARTVFEGVLAGEGTPDEVVAKRGLKVVSDEGELSSVIDQVIADNADVADKIRAGKVAAAGALVGAVMKATRGQADAGRARELILEKLGAS, encoded by the coding sequence ATGGACTACGACGAGGCGCTGGCGAAGTACGAGCCGGTCCTCGGGATCGAGACGCACATCGAGCTCGGCACCGCGTCGAAGATGTTCTGCGGCTGCCCGACGGAGTTCGGGGCGGAGCCGAACACGCAGGTGTGCCCGGTGTGCCTCGGGCTGCCGGGCGCGCTGCCGGTGACCAACCACGCGGCGATCGAGGGCATCATCAAGATCGGCCTGGCGCTGAACTGCGACATCGTGGAATGGTGCCGGTTCGCCCGGAAGAACTACTTCTATCCGGACATGCCGAAGAACTTCCAGATCTCGCAGTACGACGAGCCGCTGTGCGTGGACGGCCACCTGGACGTCGAGGTCGACGGCGAGACGTACCGGATCGAGATCGAGCGCGTCCACATGGAGGAGGACACCGGCAAGTCGCTGCACGTCGGCGGCTCGACCGGGCGCATCCACGGCGCCGAGTACTCGCTGGTCGACTACAACCGGGCCGGCATCCCGCTGGTGGAGATCGTCACCAGGCCGATCCCGGCGACCGGCGACAAGGCGCCGCTGGTGGCCCGCGCGTACGCGACGGAGCTGCGCGAGCTGGTCCGGTCGCTCGGCGTGTCGGACGTCCGCATGGAGCAGGGCTCGATGCGCTGCGACGTGAACGTCTCGCTGATGCCGCGCGGCGGGTCGCAGTGGGGCACCCGCACCGAGACCAAGAACGTCAACTCGCTGCGGTCGGTGGAGCGCTCCGTCCGGTCGGAGATCGAGCGGCAGGCCGGCGTGCTGGACGCCGGGGGCCGCATCGTCCAGGAGACCCGCCACTTCCACGAGGACACCGGCCGCACCACCAGCGGGCGCAGCAAGGAGGAGGCGCAGGACTACCGCTACTTCCCCGAGCCCGACCTGGTGCCGATGGCGCCGTCGCGGGACTGGGTGGCGGAGCTGCGCGCGTCGCTGCCGGAGCTCCCGGCGGCGCGCCGCCGCCGCATCCAGGCCGAGTGGGGCCTGTCCGACCTGGAGCTGCGGGACGTCGTCAACGCCGGCGCGGTCGACCTCATCGAGGCGACGGTCGCGCAGGGCACCGACGCCGGCGCGGCCCGCAAGTGGTGGATGAACGAGCTGTCGCGGCGCGCCACCGAGCAGGGCGTCGAGCTGGCCGACCTGCCGATCACGCCGGAGCAGGTCGCCCGTGTGCAGGCGATGATCACCGCCGGGGAGCTGAACGACAAGCTGGCCCGCACGGTGTTCGAGGGCGTCCTCGCCGGCGAGGGCACCCCGGACGAGGTCGTCGCGAAGCGCGGCCTGAAGGTCGTCAGCGACGAGGGCGAGCTGTCCTCGGTCATCGACCAGGTGATCGCCGACAACGCGGACGTGGCCGACAAGATCCGCGCCGGGAAGGTCGCCGCCGCCGGCGCCCTCGTCGGCGCCGTGATGAAGGCCACGCGCGGCCAGGCCGACGCCGGCCGCGCCCGTGAACTCATCCTGGAGAAGCTCGGCGCGTCCTGA